In Drechmeria coniospora strain ARSEF 6962 chromosome 03, whole genome shotgun sequence, the DNA window ggcggcgatggcacAGATGATGTCGTTTCCATGCTTGTATCCGTCGTCCCAAATTTGTCCAAGATTCTGCTAGAGAACGACCGTGTGCTGTCGGCAGCCAGTACGATTTCCACGAGCGTCATTGGGCCGGCTTTTCGCTCCAAGGGATTCCCCGATACGATTTCCCAGGGCGTCATGAAACTTCTGCATGAACTGTCACGGTTGCAAAACAATCAAAAGACGTGGAAGAAGGATGTCGGGGAGGCATTCAACGATGGAAAGTTCTTTGGCATGCATCTCAGTCTTGTGAAAGATGACTGGCTTCCGCTGTTGAGGCAGTGGGCCCTCACCGACAAGGAACGGATGTCCGAGATTGTCGGCCGCATCGGTGCGCCAACGACGGCCGGTATTGTTTTCGGCGTTGGAGCCACATCGGCGCGACTTGAGGCGGACCGGAAAACGCAGCTAAACCTGCGGAGGATGAGCACGCTCATTCTTTCCTCTACGAAGGATACTTTTGTCGCCGATCTACAGATCATCATGGAGAAACTGGTGGAGCTGTtggcggcctcctcgacgtcatctccgtcgtcgacaaccaGGGCAGATGTGTACATGGTCATCCGAGCGATGGTGCTTATGATGAGTCCCATTCATCTCGCTTCCCTTTGGCCGGTGGTGAATGCCGAAAtccacgccgccgtctcctctGTGGTAAGCCCCGAGGACAGCCCGGTATCCGACGTCTACACCAGCTCGGCCATCCTCCAGGCGTGCAAGCTTCTCGACCTTCTCATATGCGTGGCCCCAGACGACTTCCAGCTCCACGAGTGGCTGTTCGTCACGGACACAATCGATGCTGTCTATCGgtcgtcgatgtaccagccTGTGGCGCTGGTCGACGAACTCTCGGAGGAGCTGGGCAGCGGCGGTGCTGTGCAATCCGACGCGGCGGCCCAAACAGCGACCACCAGCACGCACAGGCGacccctcctcggccaaggTGGCATTTGCGATGACGTGTACCTGGAGCGCAAGGATGAACTTGTGGCAAAGGTCTTGCGCCCATTTTTCGCACAGCTGAGCATCTTTGCGTTCGAGTCAACGTATGCCTTGGGCGTCTTGGATTTGGATGGCTGTATCCAGTCCCTGTTGAAGGACATCTTTGACGAGCGGACCATGGTCAAACCGCTCTGAGTGAGTATACGGAGATCTGGAAGGACGGGCGTGGGGGGTTGACGGTGTTCATGAGTGCTCGATATGGTGGCGTAATTATGGCACATGGTAGATAAATGGAGAGTTTGTTTCGAAACAGCCAGTGCTGCTGCTACCAGTGAGGCGACGTTTGCGTTCTCTACTACGAAACGGACGATATGGCTGAGAATGGCCCAACGATGCACGCGAATTGACACCTAACAAGGCATATCGCATCAGCACCTGTGCCGCAGCCTCGCTGGCTCTGTCGCTTCCGAGACATATTCAAGTCTTTCTCACTCGAGGCATAGCTCCAATTTGATGTGAAACGGTAAACAGACTAATATTTCGTCTCCCAAACTCCTCGCTAGGCTAAAATCGACAAAGAGATCTGACATGGTTCGTGCACCGGGAAATCGGCACAATCAAGTCGCACGGCATGCCAAAATGACAACACAACTTCGAGAAGAGGTTTTACTCTAGATCATCGTTCTCGCTGTCTGTGGCGGTATGCTCCTCGACTCTATCATCGTCTTCCGAATCGCCCACGTCGTCGctatcgtcgtcgtcgtcggcattcAGTCCCGGGACTGACTTCCAGTGAACATAGTCTTCCACCAGCCACCGTTTGCTGATCGGCAGCTGGTACGGGTCAAAGGGGAAGTAGGGATCGAGCTGGTGAAAGCTTTCGGCTTGGGCATCGCTCCCCGTATCTCGAAgcgcgccgccggtggcgtAGGTCGAGGAGAGGAACTGGGTCAGCCGGACACGCTTGTTGCTCTCCACCAGTGGATAGATGTACATGAAGTTGAGGCGGTGTGCGAGTCTCGCAAACTCCTCCACGATGACCGGGGCGCAGACCTTGAGGGGATTCAGCTTCCCAAATATTTGTACCGAGAGGTCCTGTTTCGAAGTGCCGACCCACTCCAGATCTTGGCCAATGTACGAGGCCGGGTCGTCGGGCTCGACCATATCGGGGGCCGATACGACCAGGTCCTGCCATCGAAAGCAGAATATGTAGAGTGTCGCCTGAACAAGGGAATAGTACGGGTGGAACCTCCTCAGGTCTGGGCCGCGGCAGAGCGGCTCGTACCTCCGTCGATACTGTTCCAGGTGGTGAATGAGGAGCATGAACATGGTTCGTACCAAATGCTTCGGCACGTGGGCGCCCCTCGCGACGAAGCTAGCGAGATAGGATGCCGCAGCCTGCTTCAATACATTGGGCGTGTTCCCCTGAAACGCCGTTGCCATCAGCTGGCCGCAGAAAGCGTCGGTGAGGCGCTCATGCTGCTGGGCGAAATGGAAGACGAGAAACTGGGTGTGTCTTGACTTGTAGGTCGGCAGGACCATGTGGTCGAACTCGCGCAAGATGGTGGTGAACATGTCAAAGGCCTTGTCGGATCCGGGGTTCATGAAGTGCGGCGTGTAGAAGGTGAAGAGGGTATCGAGCACGGCGTCCATCTTCTCGACACTCTCCTTGACCGTCTTTATCCTCATCGCCTCCTGGTCGTAGTCTAggtcgtcgctgtcgacagaatccccgtcgtcgtcgtcgtcagagTTGCATTCCTCCCAATCGGAGGCCTGTCGTTGGTTCTCCCGAAGCGCGtacatgacggcggcggtgacgtcgtcgtcaaggtcTTCCAGGTCCAACTGCATCTGGGAATCGATCTTGACGACGCGGTTCAGTATGAGGTCCAATATCTCATCTCGCAAGTCCGGCACGTAATCCTTGACGCGCAGCAGGTTGTGAATGTAGGCCATGTGTATCCGCATGGACTCGTCTGGGAAGGGGAATTTGGTGCCGAGGATATTCTCCaaaacggcgacggcagaagGAAAGATTTGCAATAGATATTGAATTGCCGAGTGCAACCGCTGACGCATCTCATCGCGGCTCACGTCGGGAAAGTCGGGAACGGTCCAGACGGAGGGGTTGGTGTCGCGAAACTTGTCGACCAACTTCAACAGGACAGGCACCAGATAAGATCCCTGGGCGCTCACCAAGGCAGCAAGGAAGTGGGTGAAGACTTTGACGAAGGCCTCGTCCCGGCCGAGCCAGGTGCACCCAAGAATGGTCCTGACCAAACCGTTGCACTCCTTGCCCTTGAGGATGGGGATGCAGCTCGTAAGAGCCATGACGTAGACCTGCAGCTCGTGCGGCTTCAACgtgtcgtcctcctcgccaatGACGGGGGGCAGATACCTCTGCTTGTCGTTGGCGAACAGATCCTTGAGCATGTCGTACTGGCCGTCGTTCCCACGCAGGTGCTCCTCCAGGGCCACTCTCACTTCGCGCTTGACGTCGTCCATGGTCCTTCGACCGACCTCGTACGTCACATTTTTGATCTCGTCGAACAAGACTTTCCGGCGCTTTGTTGGACTTTCGGAAGGGTCGGACGGGTCGGCGACATCGTCAGACAGCGACCGCTTCTTGCTCAGCAACGAGACGGGCTTGAGAATCGACTTGACGGGAGTCGCACTTGAGGCGACGGGACCAGAGAGGGACCTGGCCGCTGGTGTGAAGGGGCGCATGAAGGACGGCTTTGTCGCGGAAAAGCCAGCGCCTCGACTCTAGAAGGTCAGGCGGTTGCAAGCTTGAAGACGGCTTGAATGCCGGTCGTTGACCGCTGGATGGAGTCGCAGCTGGTTCGGGGTGCTCATGCAAATTCGAACCGAAAGGGGACGAATGATGCCACGAGACCTATGATCATGACTATGCGTACAGCGGTAGCCCTCGTCCcctgtcgccgccggcacaaATCAGATACGTTGGATGGGGTCTGAATTTGAGGTCGAGGTGGATGGCCAGCAGGAGATGGAATGGAGGGATGTTGGAAATGACGAGTTGACTCGATGATGGGCCAGCGACTCGACGAACGGTAGAGTTTAGGGATTAGCGTGGGAAGATTTTTAATGAAGGTTTGGTCAAGGCCAACTGGTGTGGGGTAGGAAGCACGTGCGCCCAGATCGCTGTGACTAAGCTGCCAACTTACCGACGACGCAGCGCTACGGACGACAGTACAAGTAACAGCTGGAGTATTAATAtttgcaagtattaatgaGTACTAATTACAAGTAAATACTATAAGAataagtacgaagtactccgtactggtgaATGGATTCCGTTGATGCTAAtaaataagtacaagtacttacttaaataTGGAGGTGCATAGTACGGTACTGAGCACACGTACTGTTCTCCGCAATACTTGATACCTTCGTGCTTggttctccgtacattgTTCCATCTTGGTATCGACGATCAACACatactacagtacgtgcacagtattacttgtaggtgtatatTACTAGCCTGTAACTCCTGCCAATGACAGCAAGACTAGGACAGGAGAGGAGTGCACCTACAAATACTATAGGTAGCATAAGTACTCGAAGAATTCGGGGCAAGTGTGTGGATACCAGGATATGCTTGTTGCCGTTCTTCGCGTCTGGCggcattgtacggagtagtaccgACAGTATTACCAAGTACTCTGAAAGTACTGCGCGTACGGGGTGATAATATAGCAATACCTACCGAGTG includes these proteins:
- a CDS encoding RNA polymerase I specific transcription initiation factor RRN3 superfamily, with protein sequence MRPFTPAARSLSGPVASSATPVKSILKPVSLLSKKRSLSDDVADPSDPSESPTKRRKVLFDEIKNVTYEVGRRTMDDVKREVRVALEEHLRGNDGQYDMLKDLFANDKQRYLPPVIGEEDDTLKPHELQVYVMALTSCIPILKGKECNGLVRTILGCTWLGRDEAFVKVFTHFLAALVSAQGSYLVPVLLKLVDKFRDTNPSVWTVPDFPDVSRDEMRQRLHSAIQYLLQIFPSAVAVLENILGTKFPFPDESMRIHMAYIHNLLRVKDYVPDLRDEILDLILNRVVKIDSQMQLDLEDLDDDVTAAVMYALRENQRQASDWEECNSDDDDDGDSVDSDDLDYDQEAMRIKTVKESVEKMDAVLDTLFTFYTPHFMNPGSDKAFDMFTTILREFDHMVLPTYKSRHTQFLVFHFAQQHERLTDAFCGQLMATAFQGNTPNVLKQAAASYLASFVARGAHVPKHLVRTMFMLLIHHLEQYRRRYEPLCRGPDLRRFHPYYSLVQATLYIFCFRWQDLVVSAPDMVEPDDPASYIGQDLEWVGTSKQDLSVQIFGKLNPLKVCAPVIVEEFARLAHRLNFMYIYPLVESNKRVRLTQFLSSTYATGGALRDTGSDAQAESFHQLDPYFPFDPYQLPISKRWLVEDYVHWKSVPGLNADDDDDSDDVGDSEDDDRVEEHTATDSENDDLE